The DNA window CCAGCCGGCCAAGTACTTAAGCTTCACTCCTAGGACGGCAGCCTGAATTCCATCCATCGTCTCATTGGAACCCAGTTCTCCATGAAGATACCTGTCGGTCCGACCGTGATTGGCCAAAATCGATACCTTCTGCAAAAGCTCATCGCTTTCACTAACCACAGCTCCGGCGTTGCCGAAGGCGCCGAGGTTTTTTGACGGATAAAAACTAAAAGTACCAGCCTGATCAAAAGTTCCCACCGACCGCCCCATCCACTTGGCCAAATGGGCCTGGGCACAGTCTTCGACCACCTTAAGGCCCTTTTTCGCAGCAATCTCCATCACCCGGTCCATATTCTCGGGATGCCCATAGAGGTGGACTGGAATAATCATTTTAGTCCTGTCACCAATCAAGGATTCCAGATGATCAAAATTCATGGAGTAAGTAGGGCGAACCACATCCACAAAAACAGGCTTGGCTCCGACGCGAACCACGGGTTCGACCGTACCAAAGAAAGTGTTGTTGGGAATCAAAACCTCATCGCCAGCGCCGATGTTTAAAGCTCTCAAAACTAATTCGATTGCGGCCGTGCCATTGCTGCAGGGAACAGCTCCAACTGAACCATGGGCAGTG is part of the Pseudobdellovibrionaceae bacterium genome and encodes:
- a CDS encoding DegT/DnrJ/EryC1/StrS family aminotransferase, yielding MELTDLKVQYKNIKDEVWQAIAEVMDKAAFVQGSVCQKFADDFATAHGSVGAVPCSNGTAAIELVLRALNIGAGDEVLIPNNTFFGTVEPVVRVGAKPVFVDVVRPTYSMNFDHLESLIGDRTKMIIPVHLYGHPENMDRVMEIAAKKGLKVVEDCAQAHLAKWMGRSVGTFDQAGTFSFYPSKNLGAFGNAGAVVSESDELLQKVSILANHGRTDRYLHGELGSNETMDGIQAAVLGVKLKYLAGWTGNRREHAAFYDSRLLDRGFQILEPSKFSYAVYHLYVVEVSNRDDVINHLREVGIQTGIHYPVPMDAQPALQTVLADTKSSCPKSHEISQRLVSLPLYPEMTADGRELVMEKFLEVARP